One Orcinus orca chromosome 8, mOrcOrc1.1, whole genome shotgun sequence genomic window, CACCAGTGGCCTGTGCCCCTGAGGGAGGGATGGGCGGGTGCCCCATGCTTGCCCACCTTCTACTTCTCCCTGTCCTGACCAGTCAATTCGGTTAaccttcccccctctgccactaGCTGTGAGGTCCCTCTCCCATTCTAGCTCTGCTCTCTCACTGACAGCCAGGCTCCCGtcctgtgtgagtgtgtgtgtgttgggtgagAGAGCTGGGAACCTCAGAATGGTCTCCTTTCCCCCTGACACCCACATCTTTCAGATCTTCTCTCTAGCATGCTCTATTTCACCAACCACCCCCAACAGAGGAGTAGCTGGGAGCAGGGAAAAAAGAATGGGATGTCAGGTCCAGGGAAGGTGAGATTTAGGAGAGACAAAGAAAAGGACTGGACCAGGAAGGTTGCTCACATCCTAACCCAGGCTAGGAAATTCTCTTTGCTCCCACCCAAACCTGGACCTTCCCCTTTTCATCACTACCACCATCCCAGTCTCCTGACACTCCCAGAGGAGAAGCCAAACCCAGAAAGGACAGAAGAAAGAACAGCAGTGCCCTCCCCTCCAGCTTGTCAGCCCACTCAGGCAGCACCATTCCTGACCCAGAGGAAGTGTCTTTCTGCTCCCTGTAACTGGAGAGCCACTGCAGGTCATCTGAGGCCAAAGGCCCCAAAGCATGTGTATGTGCTAGGGAAGAGGTTGGGGGTCTCTGAGGCAGGATAAACTAAGGGCCGATGGGTGAAGATGCAATGTAGCCAGGGCCAGAAAAGGACAGGCCAATTGGGGCCTCATTTTCTCCCAACAGCCCTGGGACCCAGGCAGGATATGACCCTCCTCCAGTTGTGCGGAAGGGAAGACTGAGGGGCAGAGAGACACTGATGTCCCCAAGGGGTCAAACTGGGACCACAAGCAGTTCTCTTGACTCTGAGAGTCCCCATTCCCTTCTCCTTAACAAGGACCCTCACACGATACCTATCTGTGTGGGTCTAGCACGGAATCCAGTTCCCTCCTTCCCATACCAGGCAAGGTCCCAGTTTGGGGTGGCTACCCCAGCTCCAGGATCCTTGCCATACCAGGCCAGGAAGGCAGGAGAAAGCAGGGGTTCCTGAGAACCACATAACTAAATGTGCGGCTGGGGCTCTTGGTGTCTGGTACGACTTTGGGAGCTGCTGCTGCTTGGCTCCCAGGTGGCTGGAGCTAAGGACAAAGAAGGCAGTAGAAAATTCAGGATCCTCACACAGAGTTCACACAGAGCCTTCACATGTATCATCTCTGCAGCCTGAGAACAGCTCCAAGAACAGCTCCCTATTGTAGAGCTGGAAGCATCCAGGCCCAGGAAGTTGCCTCTTGACTCCGGAACTTAAGTTCAACCCGGGTTGAACTTGGGTTCTCTGATTCCCAGCACACAAGTGCCTAGGCAGGGGTCCCGGGCCCACTACAGTTCTGGCCAAGAGTGAGTGGATCTGGACTCCCGGTGCAGAGTAGGAGTGAGTCAGCAGCAGGGGCTGGAAAGGAAAGGGTCCCTAGGGGTGTGAGGACAGATGGGACCAGACCCCAGGCTGGAGGGTATTTCTCTGCTGGAGGtggaaagaggagaaggggatGGGGGGAAACCATGTAGGTACTTGTACATGTACCTGTGTCTCTAACTCTCCCAGGGCCTACCCCGCCCAAGGGTGACCAGTGGGGCCCAGCAAAGCCGGAGTATCCAGATACcgtccaggcctcagtttcccctcctgtAGAGTGAGGGCAAGCAGCTGGCCACCTTGGTGTCCAGACTCTGCAAAGGCTGCCCAGGGAAGATGCCCGCATGCGAAGACGCCACTCGGAGAGTGTTCTTGGGGATCCTGCGAGTCagggctgccccctccccttcccactcctcttcccctccccctcccctgctcgccggcccccgcccccgccccgcctccgCCTCCGGTGTGCGATGGGGGGCGGGCGGCGGGCAGAGCCAAGAGCAGCGGAGCTGAGCTGACGCTGCCACCTGATCCCATCCAGGCGCGGAGAGGCGAGCGACCAAGCACTCTGCTCGCAGGGCCCCCAGCGCCCTCGGACCCTCAGCGGATTTCGCGGCCAAGGTTGGGAGGTAGCGGCGACCACCCTCAACCCGGGTCAAAGCAGAGCTCGCTCAGCGTAAGTACTGCAGCGGGACGGCCTGGGGCTGGAGGCGCGGGGGTGGACCGGACCAGGATGGGGGATGCCGGCTGGGCGGGAGGGTGCCGTGGGGGCCAGTCCCCGAAGAGCATGAGGAGGCGGGCTCTTGGCCCCCTGCAGAGCAGGAGAGGACGCGGGTGAGAGAGAGAATCTGGCCTATCCCTTATGGGGACCAGATCCCAGTGACCGACCCCTGGGGGAGGCTGGGATGCAATTGAGGGAatgggggctgggagggtgggCAGTAGTGATGAAGAGAGGAGGATGAAGGGAATTCAGAGGCAGGGATGACGTGGGGGTGGATGACAGGGAGAGGGGACTGGAGGAGGGGGGGCTGACCTGGCGCaggccgggggttgggggggaagaaaggaaggaaaagaggaaggttgAAAAATATTTGATCTCCTGGGCCACTAATTTGCAGCCCGCTCAGCCCTTGGCCCTTTCCTCTTTAGTGCACTGGGCAGTTGCCCTACACAGTGGGCTGTGCCATCCTCAGGTAAGGATAGAGTCTCCAGGTCATCCGATGGTCAGATGCGGGTGGTCCAGGCCAGGGTGCCCCCCCCCCTCCTCCAAAGGCACCAATATCAGCCCTAGAGCTTACAGGGAGAGAGCAAAGGGCTTATGTGGGAGTGGGTGGGCATCCAGGCTGGTTTGCAAAGCTTTGGCTAGCTAAACCATTTCTTCTTTGGTTCCCTGGAGAAAGGAAAGCAATTTGCAAAACCAGGCAGCAGCCTGAGGTTGATTGTTCTGACTAAAATTAGCACTGATTTTCTGATGAGGCTGGGCACCCTGACTTGTCTCGGACGACTGAGGGAAACTCTGTCTCCACAGAGAAGGCACCGGGGTTGCCAGGGAGTAGTCTGAAACATGTGAGGGGCAGGAGCCAGGGCTGTTGCTCTAAATTCTGGCCCCAGCAGACTGCCGCCCACCCCACACCGCCCTGGAGGTTACAAAGAGAAACCCAGCCCCAGGTGGCCCCCTTCCTGGGTGCCAGTGACCTGACTCCATCTCCAGAATAGGCATCGCGGAGTGAACTTGCCAAGGGAAGGGAGGCCTCCTCCAGTGTCCGAGCAGCACCCTCTCTCGGGACCTGGAATGTTTAGCCTGGCCGAGTGCCCACCCAGCGGAGACAGGGTTACTGCTTTGAAATACCTGAAGGTCTGTCATGGAGAAAAAACGGTTCGTGTGGTGTAGCAGGGCAGTACTAGCAACCATGAGAGTGGGAGGTGGAAGGGGACAAGGGGAGGAGGGCGCCGCCAGTGGCAGGCTGATCCCAGCTGTCCCAGAGAGAACTTCTGAACAGCCAAGGCTGCTCAGAAACGGACCAGGCTGTATGTGAAGGCGGTGAGCATCCAGTCATTGACCGGGAACACGCAGAAGCTGGTGCCCACCTTGGAGGGCTGGTGTCCAGGGGATTCTTGTGGTGATGATACCCTGTACCCAGTGGGCCTCAGACTGGGGTCTGGCTGGCTGCCCAGGGCTAAGCCATGGAGGGGAGTGGGATGGAGGGGGCTACCAAGCACCCCATCACCCTTCTCTATATGGCCTGGCTGAAGCGTCTCCCAGGGAAAGTCCCACTGCAGCTCTCTCCAGGCTTGACCTCTCCTTGGCTGACCCAGAGGCCACTGAAAAATAGGGTGGTTTCAGTGAGTTGAGCAAAGATGGGAGTAGGCTGGCCCTCCACTTGGCCCCCTTGGGAAACTCCTGCCTGGTCACCAAGTCCTCTAGGCAGGATAAGTGACAGGGAAAGAAGGTGTGCATCTCGAGAGGGCCTTGGCTGTGGCTCCCTCCTGCCGGCAGCCTCACGTGGGCAGCGCCAGCCCTCCTCTGCCCTAGCCATCCTTGAAGACAGAGGGACCTTAGCTTGGTTGCCCTCTGTGGCTGGACCTTTCATACCCCTTGGCTCCGGGAGGATTAAGGCTATCTGCAGGGGTGGAGGAAATCAGGTGATGGGaactggagagaagggaaaggcgTAACCAGTACACCTTTCCACCCAAACAGGTTTAAATGTAATCCAGGATTAATTGGGGGAAGGGGGGGCTAAAGGAGAAGGATTGGAAGCCAAGTGCAGGGGCCTAGGGGAAGGTCATGGTCAAAAGAGTTTTACCATTACCTCAACCCTCCTGGGACTGAGGTGTCCTAgttccacacacatgcacatgcccATAACGTTCCAggctccccctcccctttggagACGGGTGTGTGCGAGGATGAAGCCAAACCTGAACCTGGAGACTGAGGCTGCTGAGACAGAGAGCCCACCCTAACTGGGGGGCAGTCATTGCTACTGAAGCTGACTTTCCCCTGGAGCTGCCCTTGACCCAAGACAATCATGTGGGGATGGGTAACTGACCAGAAACCAGGCCCTTCtcctgcctctcactgctgccgCTCAGCTGGGATAGAGGCCCACCTCTCCTGGAGAGTCTCAGCAGAGCAAGCTCTgtattcccctcccccctcccttggCCAGGCACCTCTCACTGCAATCGTCTGATGAGGTGGCCAGGGTTTCAGGTGTCTGGGGATGGAATCCAGATAGGGTTCCAGGATTTCAagtcctcctttctttccctcgtGGATTGATTGGTCTTGCGCCCTCGGGGCTCAGAAGCATGCAGGATTGCCAGAGTccagggcagggatggggaaATCAGTTCTCTGTAGAAGCAGCACACATACTGTCTGAGGTCATGGACTTTGGAGCCGGAAGGAACAGATCTGAATCCAGACTCTGCTAATACCACCTGCATGACCACGGACAAGTGACATCATCtcttagagcctcagtttccttgtctgtgaaatgggaataccTATGTTAGGCTTGCAGCGAGGATTAAATGGGATTAAGTGTGTGGTAGTATAATATGTAGAGAAAGCCTCTTCCTCATGTCAGAGACTCAAGAAAGTGAACACCTGGTCAGTGTTTCTGAGGAGCTCATCGTCTGGGGAGTCAAGACCAACTCGTTGGCTGAGGCAATGAGGCAAGGAGTCCTAGAGGAGAGGAAACCCCGAATTGAGACTTCTGTGCCCTGAGCCAAGTGCTGGTGCTAAGGCACATCTACAGGGGAGACAGACACAAATGGCCATGAGACAAAGACAATTAGGGGCAGGCAGAAAAGCAGAGACAGGGCTCAAGGAAGGGAGTGGCTACAGCCTGAAGGGCTGGCCAGACCCCAGAGCGTGTAATTCCACCCAAGACTAAGTTATCTGGAGCAGTGTGGAGATAGGGTCATGGTAACAGGAGGTAGGAATCTGATCTTCCCTGGCCTCTCTGCTCACCCCACCCTTTGCAGCTCTCCTTTGCAGCAGTCCTGTTGGGGCTCGGAGCCCATCTTCTCTGCCTGCTACAAACCTGTTTGCCTCCTTCTCCTGCCAGGCCTCACAGGAACACTGGCCCTGCTACCAGAGCCCCAGGAGCCCCCATGAGTGCCGGCGAAGGCAGTCCTGGATAGTGAGGCCCTGGCTGGTCCAGGGGTGGGTACCCCATCATGCCACCCATCCTCCAGCGCCTGCAGCAGGCCACCAAGATGAGCCGCAGGAAAATCCTGCTGCTGGTGCTAGGATGCAGCACCTTAAGCctcctcatccaccagggggcgcAGCTCAGCTGGTAAGGGGGCGGGGCCTCGGTGAGGGGGCGGGGCTCGGCAGTTGGGGTCCTCTAGAAGTCAGCTGCCTGGTTAGCGTTAGCAGACGGGAGCTCTCCTTGTTCCTTAAAGCTGCCAGAAGAGTCCATCTTCTGATGGGCTTTGCTCCTTCCCTCTGTTCTGAAAGCGCTTTCCATACATTCTCTTTAGATTCACACAACCTCCCTGGGCAGGGACTTCACTGAAAGGGTTGAGTGAGTAATCTGGGATTCTATTCCAGCTCGAGTCTTCCCTCGGCATCTCCTTCTGAGTGCCTCCCTGTCAGAAGGCAGAGATGTTGAATATTCTCCAAAGTGAGAAGGAACTTTAAGACCAAAAAATGAAGTGGGCGACTCCATAAACTGCAACTATGAAGTTTATTGTGGGTAACTTACATACAGGCAGGAAAGAACGATCGGACAGTCAATCCAGAGGCCTCTGCCGCATTCGCCGCGGCACCGAAAGGGGTACAGGGGGGTTTAAAGGGGCCAGAGTTAAAAACAGAATCTGACTATTAGGGAGAAGCACATCCGCGTGGATGGGAAGGACGAGGTTCCTCCCCGCCCCCGGGGGGGTGGGTCTCATGGCCATTAACCATCTGCATCAGCAAAAGACACTCTTGCAGTTTTCACATGGGATGAAGGCAAGCGTAAAGGTTGGCAGGGAGCTTATCGGGCTTGGACGCACCCCTTGTTCGTAGGCTAAAGCTCAGTTTCGCAGAAAGGGGAGGGGGTAGGACTGTGGCCCTACGATGGAGCTGACAAGATGGAGACAGTGTGTTTCAGCCACACACCCCCAGAGAAGTGCAAACAACTTCTCACTACTGTTGTGCTGGCCAAGCctcctcacttctctgagcccatttgctcatctatgaaatgggaatgaTGTATGTGTGACCCAGCCAGTCACCCTGATACAGGATACCATGTGATGACTAGTAGCAACCCTGACCCTGCTCCTGGCTCACTGTGAACCCAGTGAATCCTTGCACCCCCTCAGGGCCTCAATTTCACCATGTGCTACATGGTCTGCCCATGAGAACAGTGTGAATGGGCCCCGTCCCTCTTGCCAGATGATTTGCTGGTCTTCAGGAGCATCCATGCAGATGTTATCCTGAACCCAAACCAGCCACTGATAGGAAGTCTCAATGGTATTCTCAAAGCTGCTTAGAGTTGTCCTTGTTACATGACGCTGAGGATGGCAGAAAAGAAACAGGAGAGTGACTCAAAGTCTGAAGGGAACTCACAGGTCACCTGTAATCCCGAAGGCCCTTGTTTCAggaatgaggaaacagaaatgaaagcttCATGAAGGCTAGgattattatgttttttatacTATCATATTTCTTGAGCCTAGAacggtacctggcacatagtagatgctttaaaaaaatactacttgaataaatgaataaggttCCAGAGGACTTAACAGAATCACATAACAACAGGTTCCTTCAAAGCCCATGCCACTCACCTACAATGTGAGTAGCCAGTGGAAAGAAGACAGAGAGCAAGAGGATTTGGTGACTTAATCTGAGTTGCCAAACTTATagaaatgatttttctccttctgttcctCAGTTGGTACATCTGTGAAGTGGAATTCCTCAAGGATCTCCAAGGGCCTTTGTCCTTGTGTTATCTTTTATGTGTAACGAAGTTACCTCAAAACTTAGCAGCTGaaaacattaaacatttattatgtcaCTCCTGTGGGTCAGGAACCCAGGTGTGCCCTAGCTGCATACCTCTGGCTCAAGGTCTTTCACGGAGTTGCAATCAAGTTGGCTGCTGGGGATGCAGTCTCATCTGAAGCCTTGATTGGAAGGGCTCCACTTATAAGCCCATTCAAGTGGTTGGTGGCGGAGCCTTCAGCTCTTCAAGCAGGCTGATGGACTGAGGGCCTCGTTCCTTGGGGACTGTTCCCACCTGGTACCTccttgtcccctgcatgagcTGCCCTAGAGAGAGTGAAAGATACCAAGACAGAAAACATAATCTTTTTATAATGTAATCTCACAAGTGACATCCCACTATTTCCGCCCTGTTCTACTCCCTAAGAGGCATCAATAAGTCCCACTCATATTCAAGAGAAGGGAAATACACAAGAGCGTGAATGCCAGGAGGTCAGCAGGGATCACGGGGGTCATCTTAGAGGCTGCCCACCATACGCCTCTACTGTTCTGTGGGTAAAGCCCAGGATGAGCCCTGGCCCATCCCCACCATCCTTGGGGAGAAGCAGGGTCAAGCCGCACCCTTCTCACTTCCTCCTCCCTGCACACCCCCTGAACCCTGCAGGTACCCCAAGCTGTTCCCTCAGAGCTGCCCGCCTCTGCAGGACTCTCCGCCGCGCCCCAAGCACATGACCGTAGCCTTTCTGAAGACGCACAAGACTGCGGGCACGACAGTGCAGAACATCCTGTTCCGCTTCGCCGAGCGCCACAACCTGACCGTGGCCCTGCCACACCCGAGCTGCGAGCACCAGTTCTGCTACCCGCGCAACTTCTCGGCGCACTTCGTGCACCCGGCCACGCGGCCACCGCACATGCTGGCCAGCCACCTGCGCTTCGACCGCGCGGAGCTGCAGCGCCTCATGCCCCCGGGCACCGTCTACGTCACCATCCTGCGCGAGCCGGCCGCCATGTTCGAGTCGCTCTTCAGCTACTACAACCAGTACTGCCCCGCCTTCCGGCGCGTGCCCAACGCGTCGCTCGAGGCCTTCCTGAGCGCGCCCGAGGCCTACTACCGCGCGGGCGAGCACTTCGCCATGTTCGCGCACAACACGCTGGCCTACGACCTGGGCGGCGACAACGAGCGCAGCCCGCGCGACGACGACGCCTACCTGGCGGGCCTCATCCGCCAGGTGGAGGAGGTCTTCTCGCTCGTCATGATCGCCGAGTACTTCGACGAGTCGCTCGTGCTGCTGCGGCGCCTGCTGGCCTGGGACCTAGACGACGTGCTCTACGCCAGGCTCAACGCGCGCGCCGCCAGCTCGCGCCTCGCCGCCATCCCCGCGGCTCTCGCGCGGGCCGCGCGCGCCTGGAACGCGCTCGACGCCGGCCTCTACGACCACTTCAATGCCACCTTCTGGCGCCGCGTGGCGCTCGCCGGCCGCGCCTGCGTGGAGCGCGAGGCGCGCGAGTTGCGAGAGGCCCGAGAGCGCCTGCTGCGGCGCTGCTTTGGTGAGGAGCCTGTGCTGCGGCCTGCGGCGCAGATCCGCACCAAGCAGCTGCAGCCCTGGCAGCCCAGCCGCAAGGTGGACATCATGGGCTACGACCTGCCCAGCGGCCGCGCCGGCCCGGCCACCGAGGCCTGCCTCAAGCTGGCCATGCCCGAGGTGCAGTACTCGAGCTACCTGCTGCGCAAGCAGAAGCGCCGAGGTGGCGTGCGCCCCCGGCCCGAACCGGTCCTGGACAATCCCCCTCCTCGGCCCATCCGGGCGCTGCCCCGGGGCCACTGAGCTCCGGATGGGAGTCCggaccctgccctgcccaccaggaTCTTGCCTAGGGCTGCCTCCAGGTCCCACCCCATCGGGGCCCTTTCTCCTGAGAGGGGCTGCAGCAGTACTTGGGGGCGCAGCTCCCTGTCTGAGCCCATCTCCCGAGGGGGAGCTGAACCCCGCCTTCGGGGAGGGTGCTGTTAGGCCCGATCGAGCCCCGGGCCACCCTCTCCTCCGTCCTAACTGGTTGGTGGCTTTGCCAAGAGGTCTGAGACCCGTGCAGAACCGCCCACCCTGCCTTTTTATGGGGATTGAGGACTCCCACCTGTCTTCCCCAAGTGGATGAGCCCATGCCACAGAAAGGGGCTGAGCCCTGGGGAAGGCTGCGCTGCCTGTCAGCCTCCCCGGCTCTTGCTCTTCCTGCCAGGGGTCAGAGGCCCCGCACACTGTCCGTCTTCCAGGTTCCACCCTTCCCGCAGACCTAAGCTGCTCCCAGACCCCCAGAACCCAGAGTTCTTGGGTTGAgctttttggttggttggttttccttgtttttaataaaatattttaaaatgtacagattGCATGTCACTCATTAAAAGCCAGATTCCCCACGTTTGAGGATGAGGCAGATGCCCAAGAATAGGTGTGGCTGTTACCATGAGGATGGGGGCCcagtgaaaccaagcaggaccctgtaggGCTCCTGGCACAGAAGCCTTTtcatgtcccccatttcttgtttgtaggggaTGCAGACTCCcacctccatgaccttccctgagttccaaagggcagattctaaTCAGGGAAAGGAGGGGATGCGGGGACAAGGGAGGAGAGCCAagaacaatagtgcagccttggggcaggtcctggttcaCCTCAAGGgacacacataacaatatcttttgagctttatagaactaaaacccccaataaatggaagatgtcagcactcttcattccagagaagactgCCTGAGGCTAGAAAGAAcaagagaagctcatcaagagattacctgagaccagattaaaggagtgcaggccctgcacacacactTATCAGCAACCCCGCCCTTGAatcattgctataaaactccttacCAAATCCTCCCAGGTCACAGATTTTGAGggcaggagcctgctgtgtcccctctttgcctggcaaagcaataaagttattcttttctacgtcccccaaaactctgtctccaagattcgatTAGGCACCGGTGCACGGAGGCTGAGTTTTCGGCATCACCAGGCTCAATCACTGCCCTTCCCAGACACTGCCCTTCTCACGACACTCATCAAGCCCTTGATTGACTGGGTTCACCAGACTggccaccccagccccactcacTTCTCTTTGAGAAGATCTAAATCAtgccttttcattcatttcagcaCCATGTATTGAGTGTCATCCCCCTAACTTAGGGACACAGGGGAACAAGGCAGATAGGACCTTTGTCCTCATGGGAAAACACTGACAACCCCTCCTTGGGCAGAGCAGAGGCTGGAAGGAGGATCGTTTCAGGTCAGGAGAGGCTTAACTCAGGACTTTATCTCCATTTTGAGTCACTGACTTCACCACTGGTCTTCCTTCCCCACAAGAAGACAACACTGACTCATGAGGACCACTCCCTGCCTCCAATGTCCTTTAGCACAGTAATACACCCAGCACTTTCAAATGAA contains:
- the GAL3ST3 gene encoding galactose-3-O-sulfotransferase 3 encodes the protein MPPILQRLQQATKMSRRKILLLVLGCSTLSLLIHQGAQLSWYPKLFPQSCPPLQDSPPRPKHMTVAFLKTHKTAGTTVQNILFRFAERHNLTVALPHPSCEHQFCYPRNFSAHFVHPATRPPHMLASHLRFDRAELQRLMPPGTVYVTILREPAAMFESLFSYYNQYCPAFRRVPNASLEAFLSAPEAYYRAGEHFAMFAHNTLAYDLGGDNERSPRDDDAYLAGLIRQVEEVFSLVMIAEYFDESLVLLRRLLAWDLDDVLYARLNARAASSRLAAIPAALARAARAWNALDAGLYDHFNATFWRRVALAGRACVEREARELREARERLLRRCFGEEPVLRPAAQIRTKQLQPWQPSRKVDIMGYDLPSGRAGPATEACLKLAMPEVQYSSYLLRKQKRRGGVRPRPEPVLDNPPPRPIRALPRGH